One region of Streptomyces davaonensis JCM 4913 genomic DNA includes:
- a CDS encoding HlyD family efflux transporter periplasmic adaptor subunit encodes MQFRQQALAKLQSPEELDLPVRFARPQGWLALSVTVVVMAAASVWAVTGSVTSTVGAPAILTHGQGSYLLQSPVAGQVTAVLAEQGERLPADSPVLKVRTAEGETVVRTVAAGRVTALAATIGQIISTGANVAAVEKVADAKDPLYATVYVPAENAASIPDDAAVDLTVQSVPTQEYGVLRGHVKSVDRSAQSAQSIAAFLGDSQLGEQFTKDGRPVAVLVKLDKSADTKSGYRWSSADGPPFSLTSMTLADASVRLADERPVDWLLP; translated from the coding sequence GTGCAGTTCCGCCAACAGGCCCTCGCCAAGCTCCAGTCACCGGAGGAGCTCGATCTTCCGGTGCGTTTCGCCCGGCCCCAGGGCTGGCTCGCGCTGTCCGTGACGGTCGTCGTCATGGCGGCGGCGTCCGTATGGGCGGTCACCGGGTCGGTGACCTCCACGGTCGGCGCGCCGGCCATCCTCACCCACGGGCAGGGCAGTTACCTCCTCCAGAGCCCGGTCGCCGGGCAGGTCACCGCAGTCCTCGCCGAGCAGGGCGAGCGGCTGCCCGCCGACTCCCCCGTCCTGAAGGTCCGTACGGCCGAGGGCGAGACGGTCGTGCGCACGGTCGCCGCGGGCCGGGTCACCGCGCTGGCCGCCACCATCGGCCAGATCATCTCCACCGGCGCGAACGTCGCCGCCGTGGAGAAGGTGGCGGACGCCAAGGACCCGCTGTACGCGACGGTTTACGTGCCCGCCGAGAACGCGGCGTCCATCCCCGACGACGCCGCCGTTGACCTCACCGTGCAGTCGGTGCCGACCCAGGAGTACGGCGTGCTGCGCGGCCATGTGAAGTCGGTGGACCGTTCCGCCCAGTCCGCGCAGTCCATCGCCGCCTTCCTCGGCGACAGCCAGCTCGGCGAGCAGTTCACGAAGGACGGCAGGCCGGTGGCGGTCCTGGTGAAGCTGGACAAGTCGGCGGACACGAAGAGCGGTTACCGGTGGTCGTCCGCCGACGGCCCGCCCTTCTCCCTCACCTCCATGACCCTGGCCGACGCCTCGGTCCGCCTCGCCGACGAGCGTCCCGTCGATTGGCTGCTGCCGTGA
- a CDS encoding NHLP family bacteriocin export ABC transporter peptidase/permease/ATPase subunit, with protein sequence MSAAQETRSRRRAAPPKRPVPKGKAKSVRTPTVLQMEAVECGAASLAMVLGHYGKHVPLEELRIACGVSRDGSRASNLLKAARSYGLTAKGMQMDTAALAGVKTPAVLFWEFNHYVVYDGMGRRFGRRGVFINNPGKGRRFVPMEDFDGSFTGVVLVMEPGEVFSKGGRKPGVLGAMPARLRGTAGTMPAAVLASLLLVLVGAAVPALSRTYIDMFLIGGQTSLLGVLFASMGASVLLTVVLTWLQQANLLRGRIISSTLSSARFLRHLLRLPVTFFSQRSPADLVQRLQSNDAVAETLARDLAAAGVDAVVVVLYALLLYTYDPQLTFVGIGVALLNIVAMRVVIRLRATRTAKLRADSARLTNTAYTGLQLIETMKATGGEDGYFRKWAGQHATTLEEQQRLGVPSAWLGVVAPTLATLNSALILWIGGTRAVEGHISVGLLVAFQALVTRFTAPLTRLNGVAGRIQDFAADVARLKDVENFQADPLYGRRGGADSTRRLHGHVELQNISFGYNPLDKPLLTGFDLTVGPGQQVALVGGSGSGKSTVSRMISGLYTPWEGVIRIDGQRLEDIPRGALASSVSFVDQEVFLFEGTVRDNVALWDPSVPDDAVIEALRDAALYEVVTRRPGGIHSRVEQDGRNFSGGQRQRLEIARALVRRPSILVLDEVTSALDSETELVVMDNLRRRGCACVVIAHRLSTVRDSDEIVVLEHGTIVERGRHEELVARGGAYAALVRER encoded by the coding sequence GTGAGCGCCGCACAGGAGACGCGGAGCCGCCGCCGCGCCGCCCCGCCGAAGCGCCCCGTGCCCAAGGGGAAGGCGAAGTCCGTCCGTACCCCCACCGTCCTCCAGATGGAGGCCGTGGAGTGCGGCGCCGCCTCCCTCGCGATGGTCCTCGGCCACTACGGCAAGCACGTCCCGCTGGAGGAGCTGCGCATCGCGTGCGGCGTCTCCCGGGACGGCTCACGCGCCAGCAACCTCCTCAAGGCGGCGCGCAGTTACGGCCTCACGGCCAAGGGCATGCAGATGGACACGGCCGCCCTCGCCGGGGTGAAGACCCCGGCGGTGCTCTTCTGGGAGTTCAACCACTACGTCGTCTACGACGGCATGGGGCGCCGCTTCGGCCGCCGCGGAGTCTTCATCAACAACCCCGGCAAGGGCCGCCGTTTTGTACCGATGGAGGACTTCGACGGGAGCTTCACCGGCGTCGTGCTGGTGATGGAACCCGGCGAGGTCTTCAGCAAGGGCGGCCGCAAGCCCGGTGTGCTCGGCGCGATGCCGGCCCGGCTGCGCGGCACCGCGGGCACGATGCCCGCGGCGGTGCTGGCGAGCCTGCTGCTGGTGCTGGTCGGCGCGGCCGTGCCCGCGCTCAGCCGCACCTACATCGACATGTTCCTGATCGGCGGCCAGACCTCCCTGCTCGGCGTGCTGTTCGCGTCGATGGGCGCGTCGGTCCTCCTCACGGTCGTGCTGACCTGGTTGCAGCAGGCGAACCTGCTGCGCGGCCGGATCATCTCCTCCACCCTCTCCAGCGCCCGCTTCCTGCGTCATCTGCTGCGGCTGCCGGTGACCTTCTTCTCCCAGCGCAGCCCCGCCGACCTGGTCCAGCGCCTCCAGTCCAACGACGCCGTCGCCGAGACCCTGGCCCGCGATCTGGCGGCGGCGGGCGTGGACGCGGTGGTCGTCGTGCTGTACGCCCTCCTGCTCTACACCTACGACCCGCAGCTCACCTTCGTCGGCATCGGCGTCGCGCTGCTGAACATCGTGGCGATGCGGGTGGTGATCCGGCTGCGCGCCACCCGTACGGCGAAACTGCGCGCGGACAGCGCCCGGCTCACCAACACCGCCTACACCGGCCTTCAGTTGATCGAGACGATGAAGGCGACCGGCGGCGAGGACGGCTACTTCCGCAAGTGGGCCGGACAGCACGCCACCACTTTGGAGGAGCAGCAGCGCCTCGGGGTACCGAGCGCCTGGCTGGGCGTGGTCGCGCCGACGCTGGCCACGCTGAACAGCGCGCTGATCCTGTGGATCGGCGGGACGCGCGCGGTCGAAGGGCACATATCCGTCGGCCTGTTGGTCGCCTTCCAGGCCCTGGTCACCCGGTTCACCGCCCCGCTGACCCGCCTCAACGGAGTCGCGGGCCGCATCCAGGACTTCGCGGCCGACGTGGCCCGGCTGAAGGACGTGGAGAACTTCCAGGCGGACCCGCTCTACGGACGTCGCGGCGGCGCCGACTCCACGCGCCGGCTGCACGGGCACGTGGAGCTCCAGAACATCTCCTTCGGCTACAACCCGCTGGACAAGCCCCTGTTGACCGGCTTCGACCTGACCGTCGGACCGGGTCAGCAGGTCGCCCTGGTCGGTGGCTCGGGCAGCGGCAAGTCCACCGTGTCCCGGATGATCTCCGGCCTGTACACGCCGTGGGAGGGCGTGATCCGCATCGACGGACAGCGTCTGGAGGACATTCCGCGTGGCGCCCTCGCCTCCTCCGTCTCCTTCGTCGACCAGGAGGTGTTCCTGTTCGAGGGCACCGTCCGGGACAACGTGGCGCTGTGGGACCCGTCCGTCCCGGACGACGCGGTGATCGAGGCGCTCAGGGACGCGGCCCTGTACGAGGTGGTGACGCGCCGCCCCGGCGGTATCCACAGCCGGGTCGAGCAGGACGGCCGTAACTTCTCCGGCGGGCAGCGGCAACGCCTGGAGATCGCGCGGGCGTTGGTGCGCAGGCCCAGCATCCTCGTCCTCGACGAGGTGACCAGCGCCCTGGACTCCGAGACCGAACTCGTCGTCATGGACAACCTGCGCAGGCGTGGCTGCGCCTGTGTGGTCATCGCGCACCGGCTGAGCACTGTGCGCGACAGCGACGAGATCGTCGTACTGGAGCACGGCACGATCGTGGAACGCGGTCGGCACGAGGAGCTGGTGGCGCGCGGCGGGGCGTACGCGGCGCTGGTCAGGGAGCGGTGA